The proteins below come from a single Microbulbifer sp. Q7 genomic window:
- the cmk gene encoding (d)CMP kinase: MTQAMNKPPVVTIDGPSGSGKGTIAKLLADRLGYALLDSGALYRLTALAALNAAVNLEDEARLADIASNLDIRFAIAGGEVAAMLEGQDVSRDIRMEQVSMAASKVAAVPAVREALLQRQRDFRAAPGLVADGRDMGTTVFPDAPVKIFLTASAEERARRRFDQLQGRGVSVSLRDLLEDIRARDDRDMNRAASPLAPADDAVVLDSTDIDIDGVLQKVLELVQKRIG; encoded by the coding sequence ATGACTCAAGCAATGAACAAGCCCCCGGTAGTTACCATCGATGGGCCAAGTGGTTCCGGCAAGGGCACCATCGCCAAGTTGCTGGCGGACCGGCTGGGCTATGCCCTGCTCGATTCCGGGGCGCTTTACCGGCTGACAGCGCTGGCGGCACTCAATGCGGCGGTGAACCTGGAGGATGAAGCCAGATTGGCAGATATCGCCAGTAACCTGGATATCCGCTTTGCGATTGCTGGCGGCGAAGTGGCTGCAATGCTGGAGGGGCAGGATGTCAGCCGGGATATCCGCATGGAGCAGGTGAGCATGGCGGCCTCAAAGGTGGCGGCCGTGCCTGCGGTACGTGAGGCGCTTTTGCAGCGCCAGCGGGATTTCCGTGCCGCTCCTGGTCTGGTGGCCGACGGGCGTGACATGGGCACCACCGTGTTCCCTGACGCGCCGGTCAAGATCTTCCTCACCGCCAGTGCGGAAGAGCGCGCCCGCCGCCGCTTCGATCAGTTGCAGGGCAGGGGGGTTTCTGTTAGCCTCCGCGACCTGCTGGAGGACATCCGCGCCCGGGACGACCGGGATATGAACCGCGCAGCCTCCCCGCTGGCCCCGGCCGACGACGCCGTGGTGCTGGACAGCACGGACATCGACATAGACGGTGTTCTGCAAAAAGTGCTCGAACTGGTACAAAAGCGTATCGGTTGA
- a CDS encoding bifunctional prephenate dehydrogenase/3-phosphoshikimate 1-carboxyvinyltransferase, with amino-acid sequence MAQEGKCSGQDASEPLIGRLVIVGIGLIGGSLALALKAASACRKVIGVARRAQTCTQAVALGVVDRAVTDIGEIVGELEAGDVVFVSVPTLAVEAIFSQLKDRLPAGVTLTDGASVKGSVITAARNIWGCVPEFLVPGHPIAGSEQSGVSAARDDLYIAHRIILTPDENTGLEHARRIQAMWEAVGAEVLSMPVAEHDEVLAATSHLPHVIAYGLVDTLAHDAENENIFRYAAGGFRDFTRIASSDPVMWRDIMLANRDAILKSIDLYTSNLDSLRNAIASGDSEHLMGVFTRAKAARDHFTKMLAKKAYTETMQAKEVTFVAQPGGSVNGDLRVPGDKSMSHRSIMLGSLAEGVTEVEGFLEGEDALATLQSFRDMGVVIEGPVNGRVTIHGVGMHGLQAPPGPLYVGNSGTSMRLLAGLLAGQQFDSVLTGDESLSKRPMNRVANPLREMGAVVETGEEGRPPLKIKGGSQLKAVDYTLPMASAQVKSCVLLAGLYADGETSTTEPAPTRDHTERMLSGFGYEVLRDGPRASLKGGGKLTACQIDVPADISSATFFMVAASIAPGSDVLLQHVGINPTRDGAINILRAMGADITLQNRREVGGEPVADIRVRYAPLKGINIPEDQVPLAIDEFPAIFVAASCAEGKTVLTGAEELRVKESDRIQAMADGLQILGVDAEPTADGIVIQGKGGNGEGAVFGGGVVDSLGDHRIAMSFAVAALRASADIQILHCANVATSFPNFAELATGAGMKLVVR; translated from the coding sequence ATGGCGCAAGAAGGGAAATGCAGCGGGCAGGATGCCTCAGAACCCCTGATTGGGCGTTTGGTGATTGTCGGTATTGGCTTGATTGGCGGGAGTCTCGCGCTCGCGCTCAAGGCCGCCAGCGCTTGCCGTAAAGTGATCGGTGTGGCGCGTCGTGCGCAAACCTGCACCCAGGCAGTGGCGCTCGGTGTTGTCGATCGTGCGGTAACGGATATCGGTGAAATTGTCGGGGAGCTGGAAGCGGGAGATGTCGTCTTCGTCTCTGTTCCGACCCTCGCCGTGGAGGCGATATTTTCCCAGCTCAAGGATCGTCTACCCGCGGGTGTCACCTTGACCGATGGCGCCAGTGTCAAAGGGAGCGTGATCACCGCAGCAAGGAATATCTGGGGGTGCGTGCCCGAGTTTCTGGTGCCCGGCCACCCGATTGCCGGGTCCGAGCAGAGTGGCGTGAGTGCGGCCAGGGATGACCTGTATATCGCGCACCGTATTATCCTGACACCGGATGAAAACACCGGGCTGGAACATGCCCGCCGCATCCAGGCGATGTGGGAGGCCGTGGGTGCCGAGGTGTTGAGCATGCCTGTGGCGGAGCACGATGAAGTGCTTGCGGCAACCAGCCATCTGCCCCACGTGATTGCCTATGGCCTCGTGGATACCCTGGCGCACGATGCGGAAAACGAGAATATCTTTCGCTATGCCGCTGGCGGCTTTCGCGATTTTACCCGCATCGCCTCCAGTGACCCCGTTATGTGGCGAGATATTATGCTCGCCAATCGCGATGCGATCCTGAAATCCATCGACCTCTACACTTCCAACCTGGATTCACTGCGCAATGCCATTGCCAGCGGCGACAGTGAGCACCTGATGGGAGTCTTTACCCGAGCCAAGGCGGCGCGGGATCACTTCACTAAAATGCTGGCCAAAAAAGCGTATACGGAAACTATGCAAGCAAAGGAAGTAACTTTTGTCGCCCAGCCGGGTGGCTCAGTAAACGGCGACCTGCGGGTGCCCGGTGACAAATCCATGTCGCACCGCTCGATCATGCTGGGCTCACTGGCAGAGGGCGTCACCGAAGTGGAAGGGTTTCTGGAAGGCGAGGACGCGTTAGCGACCCTGCAATCCTTCCGCGATATGGGAGTGGTGATTGAGGGGCCGGTCAATGGCCGGGTCACGATCCATGGTGTTGGCATGCACGGCCTGCAAGCGCCGCCTGGCCCGCTCTACGTTGGCAATTCTGGTACCTCCATGCGCCTGCTTGCGGGCCTGCTGGCCGGTCAGCAATTCGATTCGGTACTCACCGGAGATGAATCCCTGTCCAAGCGACCGATGAACCGCGTTGCCAACCCGTTGCGTGAAATGGGTGCGGTGGTGGAAACCGGTGAAGAGGGGCGTCCACCGCTCAAGATCAAAGGTGGCAGTCAGCTGAAGGCTGTTGATTACACGCTGCCGATGGCCAGTGCCCAGGTGAAATCCTGCGTGTTGCTGGCCGGCCTCTATGCGGACGGTGAAACCAGCACTACAGAGCCTGCCCCCACACGCGATCACACCGAACGTATGCTGTCTGGCTTTGGTTACGAGGTGTTGCGGGATGGGCCGCGCGCAAGCCTGAAAGGTGGCGGTAAGCTGACGGCCTGCCAGATTGATGTGCCAGCGGATATTTCTTCGGCCACGTTCTTTATGGTGGCGGCTTCCATTGCGCCAGGTTCCGATGTCCTGTTGCAGCACGTGGGAATTAACCCGACGCGCGATGGTGCCATCAATATCCTGCGTGCGATGGGGGCAGATATCACCCTGCAGAATCGGCGTGAAGTGGGTGGTGAGCCAGTGGCAGACATTCGCGTGCGGTACGCTCCGCTGAAGGGAATCAATATCCCCGAAGATCAGGTGCCCCTGGCTATTGATGAGTTCCCGGCAATTTTCGTTGCCGCCTCCTGCGCGGAAGGTAAAACGGTCCTGACCGGCGCTGAAGAGCTGCGGGTAAAGGAAAGTGACCGCATCCAGGCCATGGCCGACGGCCTGCAGATTCTGGGCGTCGACGCAGAGCCGACTGCGGACGGTATTGTCATTCAGGGCAAGGGCGGAAACGGTGAGGGTGCCGTCTTTGGCGGCGGGGTTGTGGACAGCCTCGGTGATCATCGCATCGCCATGTCCTTTGCGGTGGCGGCGCTGCGCGCCAGCGCTGACATTCAGATCCTTCACTGTGCCAATGTAGCGACGTCGTTCCCGAACTTTGCCGAACTGGCGACCGGTGCGGGAATGAAACTGGTGGTGCGCTGA
- the pheA gene encoding prephenate dehydratase, with protein sequence MSEDKPKQDGRLLALRDRIDSLDSDIARLISERANCALEVAEVKKSNGENAQYYRPEREAQVLRRAMERNPGPLTNEEMARLFREIMSACLALEEPVKVAYLGPEGTFTQQAALKHFGHSAVSKPLAAIDEVFREVEAGAVNYGVVPVENSTEGVVNHTLDNFMTSNLQICGEVELRIHQHLMISDITREDSITRIYSHAQSLAQCRKWLDSYYPNVERVAVASNAEAAKRVKGEWNAAAIAGDMAAELYGLKVLNEKIEDRPDNSTRFLIIGSQAVPASGDDKTSLMVSMRNEPGALHDLLVPFQTHKIDLTRVETRPAQTGNWTYVFFIDFVGHRDSENVAAALQDVGACASDMKVLGSYPRGVL encoded by the coding sequence ATGTCTGAAGATAAACCAAAGCAGGATGGGCGCCTGCTGGCGTTACGCGATCGCATCGACAGTCTCGATAGCGATATTGCACGGCTGATTTCCGAGCGTGCCAACTGTGCACTGGAAGTGGCGGAAGTCAAAAAAAGTAACGGGGAAAACGCGCAGTATTACCGCCCCGAGCGCGAGGCGCAGGTGCTCCGTCGCGCGATGGAGCGCAATCCGGGGCCGCTGACCAATGAAGAAATGGCGCGGCTGTTTCGCGAGATCATGTCCGCTTGTCTCGCCCTGGAAGAGCCGGTGAAAGTGGCGTATCTGGGGCCCGAAGGCACCTTTACGCAGCAGGCTGCCCTCAAGCATTTCGGTCACTCAGCGGTTTCCAAGCCGCTGGCGGCGATCGATGAGGTGTTCCGTGAGGTGGAGGCCGGCGCGGTCAATTATGGCGTGGTGCCGGTGGAGAACTCCACCGAGGGTGTGGTCAATCACACCCTGGACAATTTCATGACCTCCAACCTGCAAATCTGCGGGGAGGTGGAATTGCGGATTCACCAGCACCTGATGATTTCCGACATTACTCGCGAAGATTCCATTACGCGCATTTATTCCCATGCCCAGAGCCTGGCCCAATGCCGCAAGTGGCTGGATTCCTATTACCCGAATGTGGAACGTGTGGCGGTTGCCAGTAATGCGGAAGCTGCCAAGCGCGTGAAGGGAGAATGGAACGCGGCGGCCATTGCCGGCGACATGGCCGCGGAGTTGTACGGTCTGAAAGTCCTCAATGAAAAAATTGAAGACCGACCAGATAATTCCACGCGCTTCCTGATTATTGGCTCGCAAGCGGTTCCCGCCAGTGGTGACGACAAGACCTCCCTGATGGTTTCCATGCGCAACGAACCCGGCGCGTTGCACGATCTGTTGGTGCCATTCCAGACCCACAAAATCGATCTGACCCGGGTTGAGACACGCCCTGCCCAGACGGGCAACTGGACGTACGTTTTCTTTATCGACTTTGTCGGCCATCGCGACAGCGAAAATGTTGCTGCCGCGCTGCAGGATGTCGGCGCCTGTGCATCGGACATGAAAGTGCTGGGATCCTACCCGCGCGGAGTTTTGTAG
- the serC gene encoding 3-phosphoserine/phosphohydroxythreonine transaminase encodes MRKFNFCAGPAALPEPVLRQAQEELLDWQGVGCSVMEVSHRSPEFTTVAEEAEQDLRDLLSIPGNYRVLFLQGGATGQFSAIPWNLLGGERKSADYIHTGQWAEKAIKEARRYGTVNIVASSEDRNFSYAPAADAWEESPDAAYFHYTPNETIGGVEFPYIPEVHSPLVADMSSTILSQPIPVDKFGFIYAGAQKNIGPSGIAVGIVRDDLLDQALPNIPRSLSWKVAADGQSMDNTPPTFAWYLSGLVFKWLKAQGGVEAMAALSLQKSQLLYDFLDRSDFYSSPVAVDSRSRMNVPFVLADDSLDKVFLKESEEAGLLALKGHRSVGGMRASLYNAVPLEAVEALVAFMADFERRNG; translated from the coding sequence ATGAGAAAGTTTAATTTCTGTGCGGGACCTGCGGCGTTACCCGAACCGGTACTGCGCCAGGCGCAGGAAGAGTTGCTGGACTGGCAGGGCGTGGGTTGCTCGGTGATGGAGGTAAGCCATCGCTCGCCGGAGTTCACCACGGTGGCGGAGGAGGCGGAACAGGATCTCAGGGATCTGTTGAGCATTCCCGGCAATTACCGGGTGCTGTTCTTGCAGGGTGGTGCCACCGGTCAGTTCAGTGCCATTCCCTGGAACCTTTTGGGTGGCGAGCGCAAAAGCGCGGACTATATCCACACCGGTCAGTGGGCAGAAAAAGCCATCAAGGAAGCGCGCCGTTACGGTACCGTGAATATTGTCGCTTCCTCCGAGGACCGGAACTTCTCCTATGCCCCGGCGGCGGATGCCTGGGAAGAGAGTCCGGATGCGGCGTATTTTCACTATACGCCGAATGAAACCATCGGCGGTGTCGAGTTTCCCTACATTCCGGAAGTGCACAGCCCGCTGGTTGCGGATATGTCGTCGACCATTCTTTCGCAACCCATCCCGGTCGATAAGTTCGGGTTTATCTATGCGGGGGCCCAGAAAAACATTGGTCCGTCTGGTATTGCGGTGGGCATCGTGCGTGACGATCTGCTGGATCAGGCGCTCCCGAATATTCCGCGCAGCCTGAGCTGGAAGGTGGCTGCCGACGGCCAGTCAATGGACAACACGCCGCCCACCTTTGCCTGGTACCTGTCTGGTCTGGTGTTCAAATGGCTGAAGGCCCAGGGTGGGGTCGAAGCGATGGCGGCGCTGAGCCTGCAGAAGTCCCAGCTGCTGTATGACTTCCTCGATCGCAGTGATTTCTATTCGAGCCCCGTGGCCGTGGACAGTCGCTCGCGCATGAATGTGCCGTTTGTGCTGGCGGATGACAGCCTCGACAAAGTGTTCCTGAAAGAATCGGAAGAAGCGGGGCTGCTGGCACTCAAGGGGCACCGTTCCGTCGGAGGTATGCGTGCTTCCCTCTACAACGCGGTTCCGCTTGAGGCCGTGGAGGCGCTGGTCGCCTTTATGGCGGATTTTGAGCGTCGCAATGGATAG